The following nucleotide sequence is from Methanolinea sp..
TGTGAACAAGGTTCTCTCGGATCTGCTCGAGGAGGCGTAGTGTCCTGATGCACCTGATCGTGGCCGAGAAGAACATTTCTGCACGCCGCATCGCCGCCATTCTTGCCGGACACGAGAAGCTCCGGGAATCCCGCGATGCAGGGGTCCCGGTCTACCGGTTTGACGACTGTGCCGTTATAGGGCTCCGGGGTCACGTTGTCGAGGTCGATTTCGAGGAAGGTTATACCAACTGGCGAAGCCGGGAGAAGACCCCGCGGAGCCTGATCGATGCCCGGACCATCAAGGTACCAACTGAGAAGAGGATCGTCCAGCTTCTCCAGAAGCTTTCCCGGCAGGCCGATAGGGTAACAATCGCCACCGATTTTGACACCGAGGGGGAGCTGATCGGCAAGGAGGCATACGAACTTATCCGGGAGGTTAACCCGAAGGTGATGGTGGACCGGGCCCGGTTCTCCGCGATCACCCCGGATGAAATCCGGGGAGCCTTTGCGAAGACCACCACAATTGATTTCGACCTCGCTGCTGCTGGTGAAGCCCGGCAGGTGATCGACCTGATGTGGGGGGCATCCCTTACCCGGTTCATCAGCCTTGCCGCCCGGAGGGGTGGGGCAAACATCCTCTCTGTTGGCCGGGTGCAGAGCCCGACGCTGGCCATGATTGTCGACCGGGAGAAGGAGATCGAATCATTTGTCCCCCAGACTTACTGGGAGCTATCACTCTCCACCGAGAAGGATGGGGAGATGGTTGAAGCCAGGCACCAGACCACCCGGTTCTGCGACAAGGAAGCAGCAACCTCCGCATTGGAACGGACCCGGGAACCCCTGGTGGTGACCGAGGTGAAGGAAGGGACGCGGACCGAGAAGGCCCCCTTCCCGTTCGACACCACCGGCTTCATCGTAGCTGCCGCCCGCCTTGGGTTTCCGGCAGCCAGTGCTATGCGGGTGGCCGAGGACCTGTATATGAACGGGTACATCTCTTACCCCCGCACCGACAACACCGTTTATCCTGCAACTCTCGACATCCAAGGAATTCTTACCGCACTCCAATCGACCGAGTTTGCGGAGGACATCTCCTGGGTGATGGCCAACCGCCGTGTCTCCCCTGCCCGGGGCAAGAAATCTTCGACCGACCACCCGCCAATCCATCCTACTTCAGCCGCTACCAGGGCATCGCTTGGCGAGGAGCGGTGGAAGATCTACGAGCTGGTAGTACGCCGGTTCCTGGCCACCCTCTCGCCGGACGCACAATGGCGGACCATGAAGGTGAACTTCGATGCCGGCGGCGAACCCTACACCGCTACGGGAGGCCAGCTCACCAGTCCTGGATGGCGGTACGTCTATCCCTACAGCAGCGCAAAAGAGTATATCCTCCCGGCAATGAGGGAGGGAGAACGGCTCCCGATCCGGCAGGTGGATCTCGAAGAGAAGGAGACCCAGCCCCCGCCCCGATACAGCCAGAGCAAGCTGATCCAGCAGATGGAGGAGCTCGGGCTCGGCACCAAGAGTACCCGGCACGAAGTGATCCAGAAACTCCTCTCCCGGAAGTATGTCGAGGGAACCCCGCTTCGTCCTACCCTGGTGGGGCGGGCGGTTACCGAATCGCTCGGGAACCATGCCGATACCATCACCCGGCCGGCCATGACCCGGACCCTCGAAGAGCACATGGAACAAATCAAGGCCCGGAAGCGGACCAGCAGCGATGTGATCACCGAGTCACGCGGCATGCTCCACGCAGTCTTCAACCAGCTGGAAGCCCATGGGGCTGAAATAGGGTCCGAGATCATGGAGCAGACCGCAGAAGAACAGACACTTGGGCCCTGTCCGGTCTGCGGCCGCGACCTCCGAATACGGCAGCTCCGGAACCAGACCCAGTTTATCGGCTGCACCGGATACCCGGAGTGCAGCTTCAATATTGGCTTGCCGGCTGCTATGTGGGGCAAAGCGCTTAGGACCGATAAGAAGTGCCCGGTGCACGGGCTCTACCACGTCAGGCTGGTGCGGAAAGGCAACCGACCCTGGGAGATCGGCTGTCCCCTCTGCCACCATATCGAGTCGAACCGTGAGGCGTTCACCTTCATGCCGTCTCTTTCTTCGGCACACCGCGAAGCCCTGTTCGCCCA
It contains:
- a CDS encoding DNA topoisomerase I; this encodes MHLIVAEKNISARRIAAILAGHEKLRESRDAGVPVYRFDDCAVIGLRGHVVEVDFEEGYTNWRSREKTPRSLIDARTIKVPTEKRIVQLLQKLSRQADRVTIATDFDTEGELIGKEAYELIREVNPKVMVDRARFSAITPDEIRGAFAKTTTIDFDLAAAGEARQVIDLMWGASLTRFISLAARRGGANILSVGRVQSPTLAMIVDREKEIESFVPQTYWELSLSTEKDGEMVEARHQTTRFCDKEAATSALERTREPLVVTEVKEGTRTEKAPFPFDTTGFIVAAARLGFPAASAMRVAEDLYMNGYISYPRTDNTVYPATLDIQGILTALQSTEFAEDISWVMANRRVSPARGKKSSTDHPPIHPTSAATRASLGEERWKIYELVVRRFLATLSPDAQWRTMKVNFDAGGEPYTATGGQLTSPGWRYVYPYSSAKEYILPAMREGERLPIRQVDLEEKETQPPPRYSQSKLIQQMEELGLGTKSTRHEVIQKLLSRKYVEGTPLRPTLVGRAVTESLGNHADTITRPAMTRTLEEHMEQIKARKRTSSDVITESRGMLHAVFNQLEAHGAEIGSEIMEQTAEEQTLGPCPVCGRDLRIRQLRNQTQFIGCTGYPECSFNIGLPAAMWGKALRTDKKCPVHGLYHVRLVRKGNRPWEIGCPLCHHIESNREAFTFMPSLSSAHREALFAHHIYTVSELAGTTPGRLSEILNVSHDTAQTLLREAGDALTLLRRRTDCRKLVRRMLAPKKGRSPAKIIRQLQDAGINDVTGLAGADPAFLKKLGISEKESDSILREAKMVENEQFLRNAGIPAVSMKKYFAAGIYSPEDFLSGHPVWLSGVVGLSLDTVQRHVEMVARAKGQTPPVKYSKGQVARGSAELRSLPGMTEPLIGQLQKMGIISGTLFLAADPATLAAQCGIPEGKIKAWQAVLQEREKKARNDIIVI